tattttcaaactagatATTTTAGGCGCAGGGGAATAATGATAAATATTGTTGTTTCAAAACACAGTGATGAGACATGGGGGTTTGCACGATAAAATTAACACAAAGATGAGCGGATTCTaatacgattttttttttttgaacaaaCCGAATCGATGATTTTAGTAGGAAGTGTCTTATTGAAGGAATTGTATGAGAAATTCTGGTGTTGCAGTTTGCTGATTACTTATTTAGGCAGTCTGAGCTGATTGTAGTTTCTTTAATTGGCTTTGTAGGCGAGGATGACATGTATTCGGGGGGTTCATATTACTCAAATTCCATGGATTCTAGCCTCCTGTTTTCTCTTGGTTCCCATGTGGATGTGTACTGCCCTCCCCGCAAACGGTCTCGCATTAGCGCCCCATTCGTCCTTAGGAAAAATGAAATTGAGGAGGACAAGAAGCCCTCCATTGAGGTCCTTCCCGATGAATGCCTCTTTGAGATCTTCAGACGCCTCAATGGAGGAAAAGAGAGGAGCTCCTGTGCTTGTGTTTCCAAGCACTGGCTAATGCTAATGAGCAGCATACGTAAGGGTGAATTTTGCAACAAGGAGGCATCTCATCCCGTTCAAAATGACGTTGAAATGGTCACTGGTGATGAAGATCAGGACCTCGAAAATGATGGGCACCTTACGAGGTGCTTTGAAGGGAAGAAAGCCACTGATTTGAGACTTGCTGCCACTGCAGTAGGAACCAGTGGACATGGGGGACTCGGCAAGCTTTCCATCCGGGGTAGCAACCCAACCCATGGAGTCACTGATCGTGGTCTCTCGGCAATTGCCCGTGGTTGCCCTTCTCTGAGAGTTCTTTCTCTGTGGAACGTGTCTTCTGTTGGGGATGATGGTCTAATTGAGATAGCTAATGGGTGCCCCATGTTGGAGAAGCTTGACCTCTCTGAGTGTCCTTCAATTTCCAATAGGGGTTTAAGTGCAATTGCTGAGAAGTGCCCTAACCTGACTACTTTGAATATTGAGTCGTGTTCTAAAATTGGCAATGAGAGTCTGCAAGCTGTTGGAAGGTTCTGCACCAAATTACAATCGGTCTCTATCAAAGGCTGCCCTCTTGTAGGGGATCAAGGGATTGCATGTCTGTTGTCTTCAGCCACTTCTGTTCTAACAAAGGTAAAGCTTCAGGCCTTGAACATCACAGATTTCTCTCTTGCTGTAGTTGGACACTATGGCAGGGCTATTAACAGTCTTGTTCTAAGTAGTCTCCAAAATGTCAGTGAAAAAGGCTTTTGGGTTATGGGTAATGCTCAGGGTTTGCAGACACTCATTTCTTTGACAATTACATCCTGTCGAGGAATAACAGATGTGAGTCTTGAAGCCATGGGAAAGGGTTGCCCGAATTTGAAGCAGATGTGCCTTCGTAAGTGCTGCTTTGTGTCTGACAATGGGCTGGTAGCCTTTTCCAAGGCTGCCAGATTGCTTGAGAGCCTGCAGTTGGAGGAATGCAACAGGGTCACCCATACAGGGGTTGTTGGTGCCCTTTCAAACTGTGGATCAAAGTTGAAGTCTCTTGCGCTAGTAAAGTGCATGGGAATTAAGGATTTGACTCCGGGACTCCCTGTGCCCTCTCCTTGCAAATCCCTCCGAACCTTGTCCATCCGTAATTGCTCAGGATTCAGTAGTTCTAGCTTGGCTATGGTAGGGAAGTTGTGCCCTCAGATCCAGAATATAGATCTGAGTGGGCTGTGTGGGATTACAGATGCTGGCCTTCTTCCACTTTTGGAGAGCTGTGAGGCTGGTCTTGCTAAGGTGAACCTTACTGGCTGCTTGAACTTAACAGACGAGGTGGTGCTGTCTATTGCTAGGCTACATGGTGGAACACTACAACTCCTTAATCTTGATGGCTGCAGGAAGATAACTGATGCTAGCTTGTCAGCAATTGCAGGCAACTGCCCATTACTCAACGATCTTGATGTGTCAAAGTGTGAAATTACAGATTCTGGTGTTGCCACTCTCTCTTGTGGAGAGCTGCTCAATTTACAAATTCTCTCTCTGTCCGGATGTTCAAAAGTTTCAAACAGCAGCATGCCTTTCCTGAGCAAACTGGGCCAGACCCTGATTGGGTTGAATCTCCAACACTGCAATTCAATCAGCAGCAGCACAATAGAGCTGCTAGTGGAGAATCTGTGGAGGTGTGATATCCTGTTCTAATCCTGTTTGAAGAGAAAATACTTGTTTTACATATTCAAACGGGTAGATACCAACTAGGTCAAGAAACTCAACTACTTGGTTCAACTTGACAGATTCCTGAAGCATTTAGTTGCCATGCCATATCACACGGTAGCAATGGACCTGCTTATAGCTCAGTGGCTTGGTTGTTTTCCGGGGAACTTTGGCAGATCACTTTTCCATCCCTCTCTTTTTTGGCAGGTTTCCTGATCAAAGTGAAGCTTGTTGGACTTGTTTAGTCTCCCACTGATGGGGGCTGCCTCTTTCGTCGCCATTGTTCCCTGAGAATACAGAATACAGCTACTGTTGTGTTTTTGAGTATCCATTTCAAGGTGTGTTAGGTCCATGTTAGGGTTTGCCATATGTTCTATGCTTACGGTGTTTTAGCTTTGGCACACATTCCTTTCAGGGTGTGCTTGGAGAAAGCTTTGTCTATTTCCGTCTTATCTAGTCTGTTTTCTGAGTCGCTTCGAGATAGTTTTCCATTAGTCGGGAAGGGTGTTTCATGTGTATGAAATCCTTTCTGATGTGGTGGGAGTCCTTTTTTTCGTAGTTCTTATGCTTTGGTTGCTTTGGGCAGTTCTACATGTATGGGCTTTGGCAAATGGCAGTAGCTGCTAGTCTGTACGCTTTGCCTTGACaactttgtttttggtttttttttttttgtaacctTTACCAAGCCCTAGTTTTGCAGGTGTCTCCTGTTTATGAATTGTACTCTGCGGCTACTTTCTTATCCAGTAATGTATTTGTTGTTTGCTTCTGTGTTTTATGTAAATCTTCTTCTTTTACAAATGTCATGATTGTTGATTAGATTTGCAAATTACCCTGTTTTCAATGGTAGATTTGgattcatatgaatttaaatggaACATGgtgaaaatttatatttaaatttttttataattgcaCATATTCGAATTCACGAACTAAAATGTCCCCAACTCAATAGTTCCTGAAAATTTCCAGCAGATTCTCATAATACAAGCCCGCAATACCGATGCTTTGAATTGGAAGCACCTTCCGCGTAGTAGTTCATTTTGGAAGCCAACATGGGTCTCACTCATTGCCTTGTTCTCCCATGATAGGTTTTGATTAATGTATTTGTTTTTTGAATGTGATGGTAAATCTAGGAGTGGCTCTTCATAATATGGGGTCATACGCGAATAATTTaattaggatttttaatatttaatttaatttttatttttatttaaattaatttttctaagtaTATCAAATAATTTTAGCTGCATTGCATGTACATTTTATTCATCAAATACGTGAATtttataaataatgttaatattattatattaaaaaaaaatttgtcgtTCCAAAATtgtagtaatgataggaggaatatttgagacaaagttaaacttgatgataaagaaataaacaaaatttgtagatttcgataccttcgatctattatgcaagttaaaggagaaattgaaaatcatataatacatagaattaaagcaagtggttaaaatagagaagtgcttcaaatgtgctatgtgattgtagaatattcttaaaattgaaagggaagttttatagaacagttataagaccagttatgctatatgattcagaatgttgggcgacgaaaaaatATAACATTCAAAAAGTaaagttaccgagatgagaatCCTTATTTGGacgagtggtataacattgaaatataaattaaggaatgagcatattcgtggtaagttaggtatagctcttatagaagataagataagagagggacgaTTCAGATGGGATGaatacttgcaacgtaggccttatagtgcacttgtgaggaaaaGTGACTTATTTACTATGAGGGACAATAGAAGGAGTAGGagtaaacttaaaataacttgaaaggagataATGAGTAACgatttaatattcttgaatttatcaaaagaaatggtccatgatcgcataaattggaggaaaaggattcatgtagccgatccCACTTAATGGAACTAAgattggttttgttgttgttgttgttaggCAAACACATCAGTGTCCTTAATGAAGAGCTAACCCAAGGTAAATCATTGATGATTAGATGTGTAAATTATCGTGAAAAtgataaatttgaatttatataaatttaaataaaatataatacaaatttatattaagttttatttaaatttatacaaacttaaatttaaagattaaaatttattttcttaactTAGTAGTTTCTGAAAATCTCTAGCGAACTCATATAATACAAGCAGTCGAGATGATTTAAATCGAAAAGGGGTTTCAAAAAGTTTGCCAAGATTggtatttaaaattaaaagttgtAACTAAGTTGTCACTTAGCGAACAAATTTATGATACCCATCCTGCATAGAAAAACAAGATGGCTCTATAAACATTGGATTTGGTCAGAGTGTTTTTATTTGAATGGAGGCTTATCTGTATTTTCTCACCATGtccacaaaaaataaaaagagaaagaaagaagaaagtgTGTTTTGTTTATTGGTGATCAAATGGGAATGGGATGGGCCAAATGGCTTTGTCTGAAGAAGGGGGAAAGAAAGGAATAATGTTATGATGCATGAACATGAACACAGCCAGAGAAAGGGCCCCACTTCCAATTCTCCCAGTTTCCACCCACCTCAGTTTCCCCTGTCCTGTCATTGTTAATCCTGCAACAGTGTTTTCCTTTCATTGAATCACCACTTGTGCCATTCACATTTCCTTACATGGTCAATCATTCTCCCCATCATCTGTAGACTTGCTCAGTATCATAAAAATTAGAGTAAAAGAAATTGATCACTTCCACATGCagatttgttaaaaatatttttttttcaaaatatttatttttttacaaaatataaggagAGGTTTGTATGTTTTTGCGGGAGATTcctgaaattcttgaaacctcaagggCGGTACTTGGAAGACAGAAACTTCTTctcatgttttaaaatttttagagatctctcttaaaatttatcaaaaagatacaaacttatttttgtattttgtaaaagaaCAAGTCTTTTGAGGGgatgtttgtgtctttttgataTATTTCACGAGAAATTTAAGGTATTTTTAAAACTTCAGGTGAAATTATTagaattttgaaatcttaagagaaatttctatttttttgtcaAAACTCAAGAGAGGCCAGTctcttttttcttaaaaataatcatatgataTGAATATATTGGACTTTATTGAAAGAGTGATGATAAATGTTATAGTAAtgtatagtaataataatatgatTTATTACTTGCATTCAACTATTCATACTAGACACgtgttatatgaatatgtatatggaaTATTATAatctgaaacaaaaaaaaaaaaaaagagggaaaaggagaagaaaaagaagagatatAGATAGCTTGAGATACTGTTCTATTTGCTCAGGTGAAAGAGGTTCCATGTTAGTAACCCaatcaaattttagaaaatatattcTACTACCTTTGTTGATCATAGCTAAAAGTATAGGTCGTAtgttattatttcaattttatcaTAGATCCACTTGGTGTTAATGACTATTAAaggaggaaaaaaaatttaaaatatctcATGGTTTTGAGAATGTTGGTACATTGGATTGGCTTCAATACTTGGGTCAATGCTATATTTGGAGAAAAAATTAGTTCTACTGAGTGGATTATTATATAAGTATAAATATTTGGATATGGACCTAATTCAGGAGATCTCTAATCTTTATATGAAAGTTGACCTTTTATCGCTTAATGTGTCTTTACTTTTATGTTTATCAATTTCCTTTTTCGTGATTAATATATCTTTCCTTACTTATTTTAGGAGTTCTTTTAAGAGTGGTTAATGAAAATAACTCAGCCAATTTTCTTTTCTGTCACCGTGATTCTCGCCAAATATAATAcaagttaaaatttattaattgaaAAATTTTTAGTGCAGAAACTAAGATTGGAATTTGAAATTAAGCAAGCTTATGTTAGGAGCAATGAATCTTGAAAGTCTACATCACAATTCATCACATTTTTAACTCATGAAAGTTGTGGTGTAAATTCCTTTGCATTAGCACTTTCTTTTGACAATAGTCCCAACCTACTCAGCACTACTTTGTGGGCTATTCCACCACCACCTCCTCCATCCTTCATCTTTAACTCATGGAATGTGTTGCTTAAATGACTTTACATTTTTTAACACTTTGACAATTCTACAAACTTATTCTAGAGCAATTTGTGGGGGATCAGGGCTCtcacaattttattcaaaccTTACACCAAATTTGAGATCAAGCTAGGCAAAGTTTAAGACCAGTGAACTTTGCCTAGCTTCATCTCAAATTtgtaaaagttttaaaattataaGATATATGTGTTTTAACCTTAATATTTGAAGATATCGTTTTCGTAAAGATATTTTGTATTACATAGAGAAAATTCATATATACTTATGGAAGGTAACAATGAAGGAATTCGAATCATTGAccaatattctttttttttttttttacttttttcttttttataattttctcaaAGGCACCAGCCTCACCTTTGAAGGAGTTGTCCTCATGTAAATTCACTACTCTCCGtagaattcaaactttaaacctATTGAAATTAAGCTTTGCTCTAACGCGTAATTTTGAAACCTGCACTCATGACTCAACTCATAATTCAAACTTAAAGTTTAGATCATGCAATGCTAGATAAAATTTAGTTTTGTAGTGGTTTAAACTTCAAACCAGTTTGAATGGTAGTTCAATTTAGAGTTAGagtttattcatttattttatttatttatttttttgactcGATGATTAAAAGTTCAACTTAAGGACAGtcttattttcataatttaattttagAGTATTGgtcaagaaaagaaaaatagtatGTGGtaagttatataaatatttaccTAACAATTAAATCTTCTGGGTAGGTTGAACTTTTTTCAATATGGTGTTAAAGTCTCAAAAATGGTTCaaagttcaaatcccaagttttATCACTCTTATACTTAAATTTTCAGTGCTGCTATTTCTTGTGAGATGCGCGTGGCAAGATTACATTTAATTCAAATCAAAACAATGCTTAAACTTTAAAGCAATGAGAAACGTCAAACAatgtttaaacttttttttttttattacataggaactttaGCCACCAACAAGCTCTTCAGACCCTCTGGTACGGCACCAAGCTACTTATcaacgtcctccccctaggtctcgctgatcaagtAAATTATCAGTGGTACATCAATGGGCAGACGACTTTCACCCCCCTCCCCCGAGTCTGGTGTCGcatcatagtgtccaaagtgacaCGATGGTAGCTGGAGTCCTCGGgttatcgaaaaaaaaaaaataataataataatatataattttgtattacattttgaCATAATATACAATCAAACTTAAGATCCAAATTCCATTTTCCAAATGCAACATAAGTAATCAGAAatctaaaaaatgataaataaaaaaaacatattttctaAGATTTCCATACCAACTTAGGAAATTGAAAAACATGTTgaaaattttgtaatatttgaaaaaataaaattatttcagcgaagaaataatgtcaaaacatttttattctttttatttctcACATACAAGTAAGAAATTGAACAACTAAAGCAAATATAAATAAAAGTTACTTTACAAAACGTAACGAGTCGAAAGTTCAAACAGGTTCCATGTTAGAAAGATATTTTTTCAATAGGCATAgaaataacaattaaaactagCCCAAGAGATAAAGACTTGCAAGAACAATCATGAAACCCCATCTCAATGCTCAAACAAATCAtggaatttttattattttgactTAAATACCAATGGTTCATGTGTTTTCATATCTGTTAGAAAACTCATTCTCAAAACTTAGGTATTAAGTAGAGAGAGTTAAAAGGATTTTATACTGATTTTGGAACTACTCACAGAAACGATGTGAGACTGGACAGACATTAAATCTCCCCCTCGAGCCCATGGGAGAAATGAGGCGAGGAGAAATCCAACTCACGGAGGAGCTAAGTAGCCCAATGccctgctctgataccacgtTAGAGGGCTCATCCTCAAAATCTGAGTGTTAAgaagagagagagttaagagaatCTTATATTGGTTTTGAAACCGCTCACAGAAAGGATGTGAGACTGgacaaatattaataatatttattatattttattccttGGCAGTAGCAGTCAGTTCTATCAGAAAAATCTGTTCATCTCCAAATCTCTATGCTTCAACAAAGCCATGATCAAACGcatgaaatatatatttaaaacaacaAAGACATCGaccatgaaaaaattaaaaaggttgATGATATGATGTTGTTTACccccaaaagaaaagaaaagaaaagaaaagaaaagaaaatggcaCCATCAAACTAGAAAGGAAAGGTAAATCTATACTAGATTCAGTTGATGAATTGCTGCCTcgtcaaaaaaagaaaaataaaatctataGGGCATGGATTGTTGTCTGTCCCAATGGGTGCAGCATCCATCCCTGTATATGGAGCAAGGGATGCTGGGGCACTAATTAATTAACCTTCTGAAAAaaattgagcacttgtgaaaAAGCTTGTCCCACTATTATTGGAAGTGTGAAAGCAAAGTTCCTCTTACATTTGGTCGCATTTGATTTTTTGGAaggggagaaaaaggaaaattgggaACTTATGTAGGCCTACGAAAGTTCTTATTTAATTTTGGGAGACTATTCATGTCAAAGACAACCATAGTCACCAAATTTGTCATGAATGTTAATGCCTCGCTGAAGTCTCAATTAGCATCCTCATCCAATCAACACCCAAGATACATGATTCAACATCTCCTTAACAAGTAGGAGTAAccacaatttatgaatttcaatgaCTCGAACGAATACTAATGCCTCGTTTGATTGTCTTCAATGCAAGATATGAAGTTCCCTCAAATATGGTTACATTCTTTACAATCTGAAGGTTGGATCAAAGACACTTTCTTCGGTAACTTTGGAGTTCTAGAATTACCAAAATCTAAAATTTCCTATTAGGTAAGAGTTGAGTCGTGGGTGTTGgccttttgagtccgatccctggttttgataataataaaccgcaagttacttatgtgtgttttCAGTGGTTGAACAAgttataatttaacacacatatAAGAGGTATGAGATGGAAGCTAGATGGAGCTCAAGAACACAttatttggcatattccatgaagacgaaagagtaaaagaagaagaagaagatatgttttcaattgtatatgcatttatttttctatatggtATGTAATAtattgcatctgcatgcatggtATGAATGTATGCTCAAATAGAaccgtagacagaccttagggctgaCTTCGGTCGATCAACGCCGaatttttagggtatatgttcAAAGGACTTAGAACTGACCTTGGGACCCTTATTTCTGCATAAAAATGTGCTCTTTtgtcttaaaattaatcatcatatgaataagaACAATCTTATAAGaagaaaaggaccgaaatgcccaaattgagatgttcagtcgactgaacccttaTACTTAAGGcccttcgatcgactgaacctccctagggtcaacaatttgacccttCGGATAACTGATCAGAAATGTAAAGCAACACCCTGGTCGATCGAATAGACACGTGGCAAGTCCcaaagtcctggtcgaccgaaccaccaagttcaaaaggacttggtcgaccaaagtttATAAAGTTCGGCCAACTGAACTcaatctagtcgaccgaacctcggagggttcagaatcgcctttgGACAATCAATCGAAcatgtagttcaaaaatcccccggtcgaccgaacttagtgagatggttgatcgaaccttaaaaatggtcgactgaTCCTCTCAggttggaaatattttgaagtgctaaaatatcattaaaatttaattaatcttttccaaaatactgagcgtgtccccaacaatcatattttcttggaagtctataaatactccttcattactctagattagcaactttgattaactttaaaaacctctgaaatcattttctaatcaaagttcccccactcaTATTTTCATTCTAAAATCTTTTTTGGGGTTACAGTTTATACTCTCCAATCTCTTCcaatcattattttgaaaatcgttttgaagagaatttttttactttgagcatttattttacactcatttacatttactctcattcgcaacttcatttattaaaatcattttttagagtaGCTTTAATATTTCTTTCGgttattttttcttgataaacatttttttggaaaaaatcttttattgcacaaatatcttCTTGAACTTGAACCCTAgtttctccaaacatttttattagaaaaaatctttgttggagaatataataatttttttgatgttttcatttgtgcattaattatttagataaacactcttactctactgagcacatatttcatatcattagagagtgcaatTGTTAGATCTTAAACATGTACATCCTAGATTATTGTTTGAAGCATGttatatgtacaaaatgattttcattGTAAGAGTTGGGTTcaacccggaattgaactgggagTGTCAGCcacgtaagtgagatcggttcggttcagtccaaaaattgaattggggagtctcagcctcgtaagtgagaccagtttggTTCAACCCGAAAATTAAACTGGGATTTTcttcaccccgtaaggagaggatgaaaaaggcttctgctctgcccgtttaagtgagcagggttagtgtaatctttgggggggtatgcccaaggcgggacGTATgttggttggctgaacctcgataacaaatatcgtgtgtcgctctctctctctctctctctctctctctctctctctctctctctctctctctctctctctctctctatttcatttaattattgcactttaatttccatatgtataTGTTTGCTTGTTCACTGCTATAATTAttcgcatgcacacatttaatttaaacgagatatgttgcacacgtgtatgtctgcgctgatagtttaatcattttacatacatgttcGCATTATGAacgagatatgaactgtggtgaatcgacataaatgtttaaattagccgaaatgttttaaaacccaattcaccccctcccccctcttgggatcacaccaaagtcaacagtgGGTTAACTCGCCCAAAACCCATCTAACTAAACCAACAACCCAAG
This window of the Malania oleifera isolate guangnan ecotype guangnan chromosome 6, ASM2987363v1, whole genome shotgun sequence genome carries:
- the LOC131157110 gene encoding EIN3-binding F-box protein 1-like is translated as MPTLLNYSGEDDMYSGGSYYSNSMDSSLLFSLGSHVDVYCPPRKRSRISAPFVLRKNEIEEDKKPSIEVLPDECLFEIFRRLNGGKERSSCACVSKHWLMLMSSIRKGEFCNKEASHPVQNDVEMVTGDEDQDLENDGHLTRCFEGKKATDLRLAATAVGTSGHGGLGKLSIRGSNPTHGVTDRGLSAIARGCPSLRVLSLWNVSSVGDDGLIEIANGCPMLEKLDLSECPSISNRGLSAIAEKCPNLTTLNIESCSKIGNESLQAVGRFCTKLQSVSIKGCPLVGDQGIACLLSSATSVLTKVKLQALNITDFSLAVVGHYGRAINSLVLSSLQNVSEKGFWVMGNAQGLQTLISLTITSCRGITDVSLEAMGKGCPNLKQMCLRKCCFVSDNGLVAFSKAARLLESLQLEECNRVTHTGVVGALSNCGSKLKSLALVKCMGIKDLTPGLPVPSPCKSLRTLSIRNCSGFSSSSLAMVGKLCPQIQNIDLSGLCGITDAGLLPLLESCEAGLAKVNLTGCLNLTDEVVLSIARLHGGTLQLLNLDGCRKITDASLSAIAGNCPLLNDLDVSKCEITDSGVATLSCGELLNLQILSLSGCSKVSNSSMPFLSKLGQTLIGLNLQHCNSISSSTIELLVENLWRCDILF